The proteins below are encoded in one region of Sphingomonas sp.:
- the metK gene encoding methionine adenosyltransferase, with translation MRSNYLFTSESVSEGHPDKVSDQISDAIVDLFLSKDPEARIACETLTTTQLVVLAGEIRGRGIMDEAGNWAPGVKEEVEKTVRDTVKRIGYEQDGFHWQTLRFENNLHPQSAHIAQGVDASGNKDEGAGDQGIMFGFACDETADLMPATLDYSHKILEAMAADRHSGAAPFLEPDTKSQVTLRFEDGKPVAATAIVVSTQHGKGYDEGDKEAELHDYVKGVIAKVIPADLLSDETVYHINPTGSFEIGGPDGDAGLTGRKIIVDTYGGAAPHGGGAFSGKDPTKVDRSAAYITRYLAKNIVAAGLAKRCTIQLAYAIGVSKPLSLYVDTHGTGTVADDRIEAAIQSIGKLGGMTPRGIRTHLGLNKPIYARTAAYGHFGRKAEGDFFPWEKTDLVEDLKAALA, from the coding sequence ATGCGTTCCAATTATCTCTTCACGTCCGAATCGGTTTCGGAAGGCCATCCCGACAAGGTCTCCGACCAGATTTCCGACGCCATCGTCGATCTGTTCCTGAGCAAGGATCCCGAGGCGCGCATCGCCTGCGAGACGCTCACCACCACCCAGCTCGTCGTCCTCGCCGGTGAAATCCGCGGGCGCGGCATCATGGACGAAGCCGGCAACTGGGCGCCGGGCGTCAAGGAAGAGGTCGAGAAGACCGTCCGCGATACCGTCAAGCGCATCGGCTACGAGCAGGACGGCTTCCACTGGCAGACGCTCCGCTTCGAGAACAACCTGCATCCGCAGTCGGCGCATATCGCCCAGGGCGTGGACGCTTCGGGCAACAAGGACGAAGGCGCCGGCGACCAGGGCATCATGTTCGGCTTCGCCTGCGACGAGACCGCCGACCTGATGCCGGCGACGCTCGATTACAGCCACAAGATCCTCGAGGCGATGGCCGCCGACCGCCATTCGGGCGCGGCCCCGTTCCTCGAGCCCGACACCAAGAGCCAGGTCACGCTGCGCTTCGAAGACGGCAAGCCGGTCGCCGCCACCGCGATCGTCGTCTCGACCCAGCACGGCAAGGGCTATGACGAGGGCGACAAGGAAGCCGAGCTTCACGATTATGTGAAGGGCGTGATCGCCAAGGTGATCCCGGCCGATCTGCTGAGCGACGAGACCGTCTATCACATCAACCCGACCGGCTCGTTCGAGATCGGCGGACCCGATGGCGACGCCGGCCTCACCGGCCGCAAGATCATCGTCGATACCTATGGCGGTGCGGCCCCGCACGGCGGCGGCGCGTTCAGCGGCAAGGACCCGACCAAGGTCGACCGTTCGGCGGCGTACATCACCCGCTATCTCGCCAAGAACATCGTCGCCGCCGGCCTTGCCAAGCGCTGCACGATCCAGCTGGCGTATGCGATCGGGGTGTCGAAGCCGCTGTCGCTGTATGTCGATACCCACGGCACCGGCACCGTCGCCGACGACAGGATCGAAGCCGCGATCCAGAGCATCGGCAAGCTCGGCGGCATGACCCCGCGCGGCATCCGCACGCATCTGGGGCTCAACAAGCCGATCTATGCGCGCACCGCCGCATATGGTCACTTCGGCCGCAAGGCCGAGGGTGACTTCTTCCCCTGGGAGAAGACCGACCTGGTCGAGGATCTGAAGGCCGCTCTAGCCTGA
- the lnt gene encoding apolipoprotein N-acyltransferase, with amino-acid sequence MIRYPRAAALVAGLISATGFAPLSLWPVALICFAVLLWLVHEAPSLKSALLRGWLFGVGHFTLGNNWIQHAFDYQDKMPPALGYFAVVLLALYLAIYPAMAAGLAWRFRGVKPDLPFILAAAAAWIATEYLRGTMFTGYPWNPLGVIWVPTYVAGLAAWIGTYALSGVTIIVTGALYLAARRNYRPLLSIAVIAVPIVAVGWLNTFDIQQTKPNNWVEPPHVRVVQPNVGQEQWADPDAAQKILARLVAGSGTPGAIPRLVVWPEGMVDYYVEDGYPDRRFYYKGDPRWVRGNIAAILGPRDMALIGGNALFFDRDAKLGGAGNSVWAVDPAGMLGRRYDKAHLVPFGEYLPMRPLLEPLGLARLVMGDIDFIAGPGPAAIPVPGFGNIGVAVCYEIIFSGSIVDRDHRPDLLFNPSNDAWFGTWGPPQHLAQARLRAIEEGLPILRATPTGISAVIDAHGRLLGTVPAGQEGAIEVPLPAPLSPTLFARLGNLLALAVALLFVASAIALRRNPR; translated from the coding sequence TTGATCCGTTATCCGCGGGCCGCGGCGCTTGTTGCCGGCCTGATTTCCGCCACTGGCTTCGCGCCGCTGTCGCTGTGGCCGGTCGCACTGATCTGCTTCGCGGTGCTGCTCTGGCTCGTCCACGAAGCGCCCAGCCTCAAATCGGCGCTGCTGCGCGGCTGGCTGTTCGGCGTAGGGCATTTCACGCTCGGCAATAACTGGATTCAGCACGCCTTCGATTATCAGGACAAGATGCCGCCCGCGCTCGGCTATTTCGCGGTGGTCCTGCTCGCGCTCTATCTCGCAATCTATCCGGCGATGGCGGCCGGCCTGGCATGGCGCTTCCGTGGCGTGAAGCCCGATCTGCCCTTCATCCTCGCCGCCGCCGCCGCGTGGATCGCCACCGAATATCTGCGCGGAACGATGTTCACCGGCTATCCGTGGAACCCGCTCGGGGTGATCTGGGTGCCGACCTATGTCGCCGGGCTCGCCGCCTGGATCGGCACCTATGCTTTGTCCGGCGTCACCATTATCGTGACCGGAGCTTTGTATCTGGCGGCACGCAGGAATTACCGCCCGCTTTTGAGTATAGCGGTCATTGCGGTCCCCATCGTGGCAGTGGGTTGGCTCAACACGTTCGACATTCAGCAAACCAAGCCGAACAATTGGGTCGAGCCTCCCCATGTCCGCGTCGTCCAGCCCAATGTCGGCCAGGAGCAATGGGCCGATCCCGACGCGGCGCAAAAGATACTCGCCAGGCTGGTCGCGGGCAGCGGCACCCCCGGCGCGATCCCCCGCCTGGTCGTCTGGCCCGAGGGCATGGTCGATTATTATGTCGAGGACGGCTATCCGGACCGCCGCTTCTATTACAAAGGCGATCCGCGCTGGGTGCGCGGCAACATCGCCGCGATCCTCGGCCCGAGGGACATGGCGCTGATCGGCGGCAACGCCCTGTTCTTCGATCGGGATGCGAAGCTCGGCGGCGCGGGCAATTCGGTGTGGGCGGTCGATCCGGCCGGCATGCTCGGGCGCCGCTACGACAAGGCGCACTTGGTACCCTTTGGCGAATATCTGCCGATGCGCCCGCTGCTTGAGCCGCTCGGCCTCGCCCGACTCGTCATGGGCGATATCGATTTCATCGCCGGCCCCGGCCCCGCCGCGATTCCCGTCCCCGGCTTCGGCAATATCGGTGTCGCGGTCTGCTACGAGATCATCTTCTCCGGCTCGATCGTCGATCGCGATCACCGCCCGGACCTGTTGTTCAACCCGTCCAACGATGCCTGGTTCGGCACATGGGGCCCACCCCAGCATCTCGCCCAGGCGCGTCTCCGCGCGATCGAGGAAGGGCTGCCGATCCTGCGCGCCACCCCCACCGGCATCTCGGCGGTGATCGATGCGCACGGGCGGCTGCTCGGCACCGTTCCCGCCGGACAGGAAGGCGCGATCGAGGTGCCGCTGCCCGCGCCGCTGTCGCCGACCCTGTTCGCCCGGCTCGGCAATCTCCTCGCCCTCGCGGTGGCGCTGCTGTTCGTCGCTTCGGCGATTGCGCTGCGCCGCAACCCCCGCTAG
- a CDS encoding VOC family protein codes for MAIRPFHLAFPVHDLAAARAFYGGVMGCSEGRSSDHWIDFDLFGHQIVAHLDADAKLAAVANEVDGHHVPVPHFGVVLTMADWEKLAARVEAAGVTFGIAPHIRFKGQTGEQATMFFRDPSGNALEFKAFADDDMLFAR; via the coding sequence ATGGCCATTCGTCCGTTCCACCTCGCATTCCCCGTCCACGATCTCGCCGCGGCGCGCGCCTTCTATGGCGGGGTGATGGGCTGTTCCGAGGGGCGCTCGTCGGATCACTGGATCGACTTCGATCTGTTCGGCCATCAGATCGTCGCGCATCTCGATGCCGACGCCAAGCTGGCGGCGGTGGCGAACGAGGTCGACGGGCATCACGTGCCGGTGCCGCATTTCGGGGTGGTGCTGACCATGGCCGATTGGGAGAAGCTGGCCGCGCGGGTCGAGGCGGCGGGCGTGACCTTCGGGATCGCGCCGCATATCCGCTTCAAGGGCCAGACCGGCGAGCAGGCGACGATGTTCTTTCGCGACCCCAGCGGCAACGCATTGGAGTTCAAGGCGTTTGCCGATGATGACATGTTGTTCGCGCGCTGA
- a CDS encoding polyhydroxyalkanoic acid system family protein, with amino-acid sequence MTEPVKVDIPHKLGREAARGRIAGGVGKLTEMFPGGGHLEQRWDGDTLHFTLSAMGQTIASRLEVFDDRVHAEVDLPPMLALFAGKIRDKLATKATALLK; translated from the coding sequence ATGACTGAGCCGGTCAAGGTCGATATCCCGCACAAGCTCGGGCGCGAGGCGGCGCGCGGCCGGATCGCGGGCGGGGTCGGCAAGCTCACCGAGATGTTTCCCGGCGGCGGGCATCTCGAACAGCGCTGGGACGGCGACACGCTGCATTTCACGCTGAGCGCGATGGGTCAGACGATCGCCAGCCGGCTGGAGGTGTTCGACGACCGGGTCCATGCCGAGGTCGATCTGCCGCCGATGCTGGCGCTGTTCGCCGGCAAGATCCGCGACAAGCTGGCGACCAAGGCCACCGCGCTGCTTAAGTAG